Proteins encoded by one window of uncultured Ilyobacter sp.:
- a CDS encoding ABC transporter permease subunit, producing the protein MKRLVMKILGAIIMICFILPFGALIYESLNLDSWLYIINDKKTYDASITTIGTALLTLFLNIILGTPAANILARKNFKGKKIIQGLVFLPLIIPSFVTSMGIYFTFIRLGLSETLIGVVFIHTVLTLPYYIHSTTIGYRTLNENYEMVGKMLGANGMQRFFYITLPHIMPSVIAGGSLVIIVSFAQYLNTLIIGGGKVLTIPILMFPYISGGNIKAGAVYSVFYIFINFSLLFILERKVKRIYNKKTTGDIVW; encoded by the coding sequence ATGAAAAGATTGGTGATGAAAATACTCGGGGCAATTATAATGATATGTTTTATACTTCCCTTTGGCGCTCTTATATATGAAAGTTTAAACCTTGATTCATGGCTTTATATAATAAATGACAAAAAAACTTATGATGCCTCGATTACCACTATTGGAACGGCTCTGTTGACACTTTTTCTTAATATTATCCTGGGGACTCCGGCGGCAAATATACTGGCAAGAAAGAATTTTAAAGGAAAAAAAATTATTCAGGGTCTGGTTTTTCTTCCTTTGATTATTCCCTCATTTGTTACCAGTATGGGGATCTACTTTACTTTCATCAGGCTAGGACTGTCAGAAACCCTTATAGGGGTTGTGTTTATACATACGGTACTTACTCTTCCCTACTATATCCATTCTACAACTATAGGATATAGAACTCTCAATGAAAATTATGAGATGGTGGGTAAAATGCTAGGAGCCAATGGGATGCAGAGATTTTTTTATATTACTTTACCCCATATAATGCCTTCTGTAATAGCGGGAGGAAGCCTGGTGATAATAGTATCCTTTGCACAATATCTTAATACCCTAATTATAGGAGGGGGGAAGGTTTTGACTATCCCTATTTTGATGTTTCCATATATATCCGGCGGGAATATAAAGGCTGGAGCGGTATATAGTGTATTCTATATATTCATAAATTTTTCTTTGCTCTTTATTTTAGAGAGAAAAGTAAAGAGGATTTACAATAAAAAAACGACAGGGGACATAGTATGGTAA
- a CDS encoding ABC transporter ATP-binding protein, with protein MVILKDIGKKYDNFQMIDFNLKIEKGEFVTLLGESGCGKTTLLNIISGLIEDYDGEVYIQGEGTRGKSPKEKGLSMIFQDSLLLPNLNVEDNVAFGLKMMGISKRERLKKAKNVLKELGLGGFEKRHPYDLSGGQKQRVSIARALVMEPRLLLMDEPFSALDEGLRGKLQKLLKKIQKKHKSTVLFVTHDRNEAFYLSDKIAILDNGNLAQFDTPLNLYKKPSSPFVAKFIGINNIFTGKIKSGIFYSKNIEFSVNFSEAEKVCLALKSEDLRVTLEEKPGDNEGVLKGRVKDSAFKSGFYHFDIDIGGECIEVVQNRVEFPMENHMELYVKYNKDNIILI; from the coding sequence ATGGTAATTCTGAAAGATATAGGTAAAAAATATGATAATTTTCAAATGATAGATTTTAATCTGAAAATTGAAAAAGGTGAGTTTGTAACCCTTTTAGGAGAATCTGGATGTGGAAAGACCACTTTATTGAATATAATCTCCGGGCTAATAGAGGATTATGACGGGGAAGTTTATATACAGGGGGAAGGGACCAGGGGAAAATCCCCCAAAGAGAAAGGGCTATCTATGATTTTTCAAGATTCTCTGCTTCTTCCAAACCTAAATGTAGAGGATAATGTAGCCTTTGGTCTTAAAATGATGGGAATAAGTAAAAGGGAGAGACTAAAAAAGGCTAAAAATGTATTGAAAGAGCTTGGGCTCGGTGGTTTTGAAAAAAGACATCCCTATGACCTCAGTGGTGGTCAAAAGCAGAGGGTATCCATAGCGAGAGCACTTGTCATGGAACCTAGACTTCTGCTCATGGATGAACCTTTTTCAGCGCTAGATGAGGGACTCAGGGGGAAATTGCAGAAACTTCTCAAAAAAATTCAGAAGAAACATAAAAGTACGGTACTTTTTGTGACTCACGACAGAAATGAAGCATTTTATCTGTCGGATAAAATTGCCATATTGGACAATGGAAACCTTGCCCAGTTTGACACTCCGTTGAACCTCTATAAAAAACCGTCATCACCTTTTGTGGCAAAATTTATAGGGATAAATAACATATTTACCGGAAAGATTAAAAGTGGTATCTTTTACAGTAAAAATATAGAATTTTCCGTAAATTTTAGTGAGGCCGAAAAAGTCTGCCTGGCTTTGAAGTCAGAGGACCTAAGGGTAACATTAGAAGAGAAACCGGGTGACAATGAGGGAGTTCTGAAAGGAAGAGTAAAGGACAGTGCCTTTAAAAGCGGGTTTTACCATTTTGATATTGATATAGGCGGAGAGTGTATAGAGGTGGTTCAAAACCGTGTTGAATTTCCTATGGAGAATCATATGGAACTCTATGTAAAGTATAACAAGGATAATATTAT